The stretch of DNA GTGGACATCGACCCGGCCGCCGAAGATGCGGACCGCGTCCTGCACCACGGTCAAACCCAGGCCGCTGCCCTGGCCGACCTCGCGGGTGGTGAAAAACGGCTCGAAAATTCGCGAACGCAACTCTTGCGCGACCCCCGGCCCATTGTCGCGAAACACCAGACGCACGCCTTCGGCGTCTTGTTCTCCCCAAATGCACAGGGTGAGTCCCTGAGGGCGCGCCTGAACCGCATTGCGAATCAAGTTCATAAAGGCTTGGCAGAGCAGCGCCCCGTTTCCACGGAGCGTGGGCAGATGTTCAAGGTTCTGTTCAATGCGCGCATCGGCGGGAAGTTCCGTCTGCATCACCGCCAGGGTGCGCCTCAGCGCTTGGGCGATGTTTATTGGGCCGATCTCCGGCACGTCGATGTGGGCAAACCCACGCAGATCCACGATGATTTGCTCAATGCGCCGAGCCCCGGCCATGCACTGGGGCAAAAGCTCGGCCACGTCTTCGATGAGGTAATCCATGCGCAATTCGCGCCATTTGTGCCGCGCGGCCTCCTGCAACTCAGCGCTCAGGCAGGCGCCGATGCGCTGCTGAAAAAAATCCAGCATATCCACAAAACGACCCGCGTATTTCTGCAAGGTGCTGAGATTGCTCAGAATAAACCCAAGAGGATTGTTGATTTCATGGGCCATGCCGGCCGCCAGAGTTCCCACGGCCGCCATTTTTTCCTGACGCAGCAGCCGAACCCAGGCCTGTTTCAACTCGGCGGTGCGTTCCTGTACGCGGATTTCCAGGTTTTCCGCCAGTTCCCGATAACGGGCCTCCGATGCCTTCAGGTCGCGGTTGGCGGCCAGCAGTTCCTCATAGGACTGATTGACCACCTGAGTGTGGATTTCCGTGGTGAGCATGCGTTTGAGATTGGCATGGATCGCGCTGTTCAACGCCGCGGCCAGCATCTGGGCCAGGGCACCGAGGACGGGATGAGTCAACGCCCCTTCAACGCAGACCTCGCCGACCGTCTCGCCCTCCAGCCATAGGGGCAGCACCTCGGCGCGGCAGGGCTGCGATCC from Geoalkalibacter sp. encodes:
- a CDS encoding sensor histidine kinase; translation: MSNPECIEFLVGAEKGLREVLTAAEVMPLLRAAVAAGADRALLRTGGEVLWQWPQDAAAAPGSQPCRAEVLPLWLEGETVGEVCVEGALTHPVLGALAQMLAAALNSAIHANLKRMLTTEIHTQVVNQSYEELLAANRDLKASEARYRELAENLEIRVQERTAELKQAWVRLLRQEKMAAVGTLAAGMAHEINNPLGFILSNLSTLQKYAGRFVDMLDFFQQRIGACLSAELQEAARHKWRELRMDYLIEDVAELLPQCMAGARRIEQIIVDLRGFAHIDVPEIGPINIAQALRRTLAVMQTELPADARIEQNLEHLPTLRGNGALLCQAFMNLIRNAVQARPQGLTLCIWGEQDAEGVRLVFRDNGPGVAQELRSRIFEPFFTTREVGQGSGLGLTVVQDAVRIFGGRVDVHPAPAGGAEFVLHLPTGEGRDG